Proteins found in one Mycoplasmopsis citelli genomic segment:
- the rpsJ gene encoding 30S ribosomal protein S10 — MSKLNIKVKGFDHALVDDAAKKVYHTAKAVNVKVSGPIPLPTKRDEITILRSVHVNKKSREQFESRTHQRLVVVSGATEEFTDKLNRLELPYGVAVQVKVSK, encoded by the coding sequence ATGAGCAAATTAAACATCAAGGTAAAAGGATTTGATCACGCACTTGTTGATGATGCCGCAAAAAAAGTGTATCACACTGCTAAAGCAGTTAATGTCAAAGTAAGTGGTCCAATTCCTCTTCCTACCAAAAGAGATGAAATCACAATTCTTAGATCAGTTCACGTTAATAAAAAATCACGTGAACAATTTGAAAGTAGAACCCATCAAAGACTAGTTGTTGTTAGTGGTGCTACTGAAGAATTCACTGATAAATTAAACAGACTTGAACTTCCATATGGTGTTGCAGTTCAAGTAAAAGTTTCAAAATAA
- a CDS encoding thioredoxin family protein, whose protein sequence is MKKLLWKQAQKLLEDNKNNQLIFLAFTVQWCGDCKMMSPIINKIALKYKNLKKISFIEVDAEEANLLRDPNTNWEVLKVPTFILLQGQNIVEKGYEYIPEEILIDWIEKRLSAIS, encoded by the coding sequence ATGAAAAAACTATTATGAAAACAAGCCCAAAAGCTTCTTGAAGATAATAAAAACAATCAACTTATTTTCTTAGCTTTTACAGTACAATGATGTGGTGATTGTAAAATGATGAGTCCAATTATTAATAAAATAGCATTAAAATATAAAAACTTAAAGAAAATTAGTTTTATTGAAGTTGATGCTGAAGAAGCTAATTTGCTCAGAGATCCAAACACTAATTGAGAAGTTTTAAAAGTCCCAACTTTTATTTTGCTACAAGGTCAAAACATCGTTGAAAAAGGATATGAATACATTCCTGAAGAAATTTTAATTGACTGAATTGAAAAGCGTTTATCAGCAATTTCTTAG
- a CDS encoding ribonuclease J, which yields MEQINIFALGGQDENGKNCYVFEYNSSIYIINSGVKIPINSSNGVDALIPDFSYLVKHKKRIKGVFITDIKNESFSALPWLVMKIPGIKIYTSAFNKIIIIDRLQKYKISEKDYKIQVINNEVRFDNLTVSPIKLAGSIPESLGFNFKTQNGSYLFMFNFVEGNLGLYGNLNFNNLQKSLWDTRVNVLVCDAGKSSGKGRAIDKLELPDFIKDVFLKAGQQERIIVGAYDEDMVQLQQVLNMAIATNRPVCAYGKTYGQFIYLISKISKDFPLPQMFDYRQINKHKNAIILVTGSIERLFLRFVRITAKRDVYLKLKNTDNVIMMAHPVNGLESFAAATLDEIAKITSKLYDINESQFYKHHPTREDIANLVAAIKPKYFIPAQGLYRYLVDAANYINNDPVLSKQTKTLILLNGKIAHFTNEKLFSQNGKIQEIGDTIIDGFGIGDISSEVIAERESLGREGVIIINLLYSSKQKRITSDLFIDYIGVIDDKDKVEISELIKNVLINVIETKDFSSMKDLNEKIRKAVRKRIYKLTEKDPMVVLGINNI from the coding sequence ATGGAACAAATAAATATTTTTGCTCTTGGTGGCCAAGATGAAAATGGCAAAAACTGCTATGTTTTTGAATACAATAGTAGTATTTACATAATAAATAGTGGAGTAAAAATTCCAATTAATTCAAGCAATGGAGTTGATGCATTAATTCCGGATTTTTCATACTTAGTAAAACATAAAAAAAGAATTAAAGGAGTTTTTATTACCGATATTAAAAACGAAAGCTTTAGTGCTTTACCGTGACTTGTAATGAAAATTCCTGGAATTAAAATTTATACTAGTGCTTTTAATAAAATTATCATTATCGATCGTTTACAAAAGTATAAAATTAGTGAAAAAGATTACAAAATTCAAGTTATTAACAATGAAGTTCGCTTTGATAATTTAACTGTTAGTCCAATTAAACTAGCTGGAAGTATTCCTGAATCACTAGGATTTAATTTTAAAACTCAAAATGGTTCATATTTGTTTATGTTTAACTTTGTTGAAGGAAATTTGGGATTATACGGAAATTTAAATTTTAATAATTTACAAAAATCACTTTGAGATACTCGAGTTAATGTTCTTGTTTGTGATGCAGGAAAAAGTAGCGGAAAAGGACGAGCAATTGATAAACTCGAGCTTCCGGATTTTATTAAAGATGTCTTTTTAAAAGCTGGTCAGCAAGAAAGAATTATTGTTGGAGCTTATGATGAAGATATGGTTCAGCTTCAACAAGTATTAAATATGGCCATTGCAACTAATCGCCCTGTGTGTGCATACGGAAAAACTTATGGACAATTTATTTATTTAATTAGCAAAATTTCCAAAGATTTTCCGCTTCCACAGATGTTTGATTATCGCCAAATTAACAAACATAAAAATGCCATTATTTTAGTTACTGGTTCAATTGAGCGATTATTTTTAAGATTTGTTCGAATTACTGCTAAACGTGATGTTTATTTAAAACTTAAAAATACTGATAATGTTATTATGATGGCTCATCCAGTTAATGGACTTGAGTCTTTTGCAGCTGCTACTCTTGATGAAATAGCAAAAATTACTTCAAAACTTTATGATATTAATGAAAGTCAGTTTTATAAGCATCATCCAACCAGAGAAGATATTGCGAATTTAGTAGCGGCTATTAAACCAAAATATTTTATCCCTGCTCAAGGACTTTATCGTTATTTAGTTGATGCAGCAAATTACATCAACAACGATCCGGTGTTATCAAAACAGACTAAAACTTTAATTCTTCTAAATGGTAAAATTGCACATTTTACTAACGAAAAACTTTTTAGTCAAAATGGAAAAATCCAAGAAATTGGAGACACAATTATTGATGGATTTGGAATTGGTGATATTTCTTCAGAAGTAATTGCTGAAAGAGAATCGCTTGGACGTGAGGGGGTAATTATTATTAATTTACTTTATTCATCAAAACAAAAACGTATCACAAGCGATTTATTTATTGATTATATTGGAGTTATTGATGATAAAGATAAAGTTGAAATTAGTGAATTAATCAAAAATGTATTAATAAATGTTATTGAAACTAAAGATTTTAGTTCAATGAAAGATTTAAACGAAAAAATTCGTAAAGCAGTTCGTAAAAGAATTTATAAACTAACTGAAAAAGATCCAATGGTTGTGTTAGGAATTAATAATATTTAA
- the rpmB gene encoding 50S ribosomal protein L28, whose amino-acid sequence MARRDVLTGKGPMSGNTRSHAMNASKRKFNVNLQKIKVVIGGRKQTLRVSAKTIKTLKTKGLA is encoded by the coding sequence ATGGCCAGAAGAGACGTCTTAACCGGTAAAGGTCCTATGAGCGGAAACACTCGTTCACACGCAATGAATGCTTCAAAACGTAAATTTAATGTTAATTTGCAAAAAATTAAAGTTGTCATTGGTGGACGTAAACAAACACTTAGAGTTTCAGCTAAAACTATTAAAACACTTAAAACTAAAGGTTTAGCTTAA
- the whiA gene encoding DNA-binding protein WhiA — MKTSSTNEIKREIIKAKKIKEIQAFLLGLLIVNSPTLQVYDEKIFEIKSIQLQKEIIRMCKKLKIKFVIPQNSSKKIIITEHKLLFPELESLQWDDVAIDSGNTDLSKFFAGVFFAGGTISNLNSKSYFLYISAKNKDNLLKIQEILNQYEFDFKYQFKKNKHTIYIRSIDLIIEFLSAIEAKKAYFEYLDLKIKRDMYSMVNRINNLDFANLKKIASTSINYVELINYVYEHNLEEKFSDNELVFHRIRLENPGLSLTYIVNILQSEHNIFITKAGLNHWNRKLKKVVLAHQKLNQ; from the coding sequence ATGAAAACAAGTTCAACTAACGAAATTAAAAGAGAAATAATTAAGGCTAAAAAAATAAAAGAAATTCAGGCTTTTTTATTAGGTCTATTAATTGTTAATTCACCAACATTGCAAGTTTATGATGAAAAAATTTTTGAAATAAAAAGCATTCAATTGCAAAAAGAAATTATAAGAATGTGTAAAAAACTCAAAATTAAATTCGTTATTCCACAAAATTCAAGTAAAAAAATTATCATTACCGAACACAAATTACTATTTCCTGAACTTGAATCTTTACAATGAGATGATGTTGCAATTGATAGTGGAAATACTGATTTAAGCAAGTTTTTCGCTGGAGTATTTTTTGCTGGTGGAACCATTTCTAACCTTAATTCAAAATCATATTTTTTATATATCAGTGCTAAAAATAAAGATAATTTGCTTAAAATTCAAGAAATTTTAAATCAGTATGAATTTGATTTTAAATATCAATTTAAAAAAAATAAACACACTATTTATATTCGTAGTATTGATTTAATCATTGAATTTTTATCAGCAATTGAGGCTAAAAAAGCGTATTTTGAATATTTGGATTTAAAAATCAAGCGTGATATGTATAGTATGGTTAATCGGATTAATAATTTAGATTTTGCAAATCTTAAAAAAATCGCTTCCACTTCAATTAATTATGTAGAATTAATTAATTATGTTTATGAACATAATTTAGAAGAAAAATTTAGTGATAATGAACTTGTTTTTCATCGAATTAGATTAGAAAACCCTGGGCTTTCATTAACTTATATTGTCAATATTTTGCAAAGCGAACATAATATTTTTATTACTAAAGCTGGATTAAATCACTGAAATAGAAAACTTAAAAAAGTAGTTTTAGCACACCAAAAATTAAATCAATAA
- the ptsP gene encoding phosphoenolpyruvate--protein phosphotransferase: MTIKGIGASQGVAIAKVFKIEEIKLSYNKSTTNVEASLKKYNDAREAVIANIQKSKELAKDPEHAGIFEAHLNFVTDEYAVSSVTDLIKNENYSSEYAIESFYKQFADMLSGLDEYMRERVADVHDVAKKLIYSIQGIEEKDLSGISEEVIIVAEDLSPSQTVQLDKKYVKGFVTNIGGTTSHTAIMARSLGIPSVVGTNVIMEKVQSGDLLALDGSKGVVVVSPNEDEIAQFKEAEEQYKLYLERLTNLKGQPSVTVDGHHIEIAANIGTPKDLESVLSNDAEGVGLFRSEFLYMDNENWPSEEEQFQAYKTVVEGMKGKRVVIRTLDIGGDKTLKYFKFPSEMNPFLGYRAIRFCLQNPEIFKTQLRALIRASEFGNVAIMFPMITNVQEFLDAKKMYLEAYEEVYVNNQNIAPKDKIQVGLMMETPAAAVLSDQFSKYADFVSIGTNDLIQYSMAADRMNENISYLYQPLNPSILRIIKMIIDGAHKHGKWAGMCGEMAGDPQALPLLLGLGLDEFSMSASSVLRSRELTRKLSHKEMQELANKALQLDTQAEVEQLLESTLNK, translated from the coding sequence ATGACAATAAAAGGTATTGGTGCTTCACAAGGTGTTGCAATTGCTAAAGTTTTTAAAATCGAAGAAATTAAACTTAGCTACAATAAATCAACAACAAATGTTGAAGCCTCATTAAAAAAATACAATGACGCTAGAGAAGCAGTAATTGCAAATATTCAAAAATCAAAAGAATTAGCTAAAGATCCAGAGCATGCAGGGATTTTTGAAGCACATTTAAACTTTGTAACTGATGAATATGCAGTTTCAAGCGTTACTGATTTAATTAAAAACGAAAATTATTCATCTGAATATGCAATTGAAAGTTTTTATAAACAATTTGCTGATATGCTTTCAGGTCTTGATGAATATATGCGTGAAAGAGTTGCAGATGTTCATGATGTTGCTAAAAAGTTAATTTACTCAATTCAAGGAATTGAAGAAAAAGATTTAAGCGGAATAAGTGAAGAAGTAATTATTGTTGCAGAAGATCTTTCTCCTTCTCAAACCGTGCAACTTGATAAAAAATATGTAAAAGGTTTTGTAACCAATATTGGAGGAACTACCTCTCATACAGCCATTATGGCTCGTAGCTTAGGAATTCCTTCAGTTGTAGGAACTAATGTAATTATGGAGAAAGTTCAAAGCGGAGATCTTTTGGCTTTAGACGGAAGTAAGGGGGTTGTTGTAGTTTCTCCAAATGAAGATGAAATTGCACAATTTAAGGAAGCGGAAGAACAATATAAACTTTATTTAGAAAGACTCACTAACTTAAAAGGACAACCTTCAGTAACAGTTGATGGACATCATATTGAAATTGCCGCAAATATTGGAACTCCTAAGGATTTAGAATCGGTTTTAAGTAATGATGCTGAAGGAGTTGGTTTATTTAGATCAGAATTTTTATACATGGATAATGAAAATTGACCTTCTGAAGAAGAGCAATTTCAAGCTTATAAAACTGTAGTTGAGGGAATGAAAGGAAAAAGAGTCGTTATTAGAACTTTAGATATTGGTGGAGATAAAACTTTAAAATACTTTAAATTCCCAAGCGAGATGAATCCTTTTTTAGGATATCGTGCAATTAGATTTTGTTTACAAAATCCTGAAATTTTCAAAACTCAACTTAGAGCCTTAATTAGAGCAAGTGAATTTGGGAATGTAGCCATTATGTTTCCAATGATTACTAATGTTCAAGAATTTTTAGACGCTAAAAAAATGTATCTTGAAGCATATGAAGAAGTGTATGTAAACAATCAAAACATTGCTCCAAAAGATAAAATTCAAGTTGGGCTTATGATGGAAACTCCTGCAGCTGCAGTACTTTCGGACCAATTCTCAAAATATGCAGATTTTGTTTCAATTGGAACAAATGATTTAATTCAATACTCAATGGCTGCTGACCGGATGAATGAAAATATTTCATATTTATACCAACCACTTAATCCTTCAATTTTAAGAATTATTAAAATGATTATTGATGGTGCACACAAGCACGGGAAATGAGCAGGTATGTGCGGAGAAATGGCCGGAGATCCTCAAGCACTTCCGTTATTACTTGGACTTGGTCTTGATGAATTTTCAATGTCGGCTTCAAGTGTACTTAGAAGTAGAGAATTAACTCGTAAACTAAGTCATAAAGAAATGCAAGAGTTAGCTAATAAAGCTTTACAACTTGATACTCAAGCTGAAGTTGAGCAATTACTAGAATCAACCCTTAACAAATAG
- a CDS encoding MAG3240 family lipoprotein codes for MKLKKLLWTILALNSFTMLAFSCSKIQVQTNDFNQKLFDWVYNKEQLNYLIKNHLFFNQINFKENKIQVEKLKEQKNNLFLKKFNNDLEILYQNSEIKVEELKIFSSNNYLNSIKKEKFNNLSFFPNLQYALFDIFLNKDLFKLAIPNWINFSEIRFEAFLKNKEQQEYLAKVLSFYLKAFEIPHFSHVEIIFNNDKSVLISLKNEQNQDLFPNWKKFKFELPNFKDYNQRKTWNRNFDLNINDSEVLLNEKFNDLEFLFKNNPLLINSYESLIENSSILHKISAKGFLVLLKYLQRYINIHSVNLKTPLRVNLEKSFEIPLHLPLNNSGLIFPITLENESKKQYRWYSVDFSKHHHVLSGYFVNDNLNFENNFDYTLSNFDQYSDNKEMKIKSSLSLEDFAQANLQKIFDYFLYLNKDNEAIWNGVKMKEFDPYEFSDNLLRQNPLQWIVAQVAVILNSYLFDFENTQGFSPLDIQIKNIKTDPQNLGQIILSLDITNLKNNKILLNLKNLKIGGFRGFDYSDINKFKNKNSLNLSVYPQFYK; via the coding sequence ATGAAACTTAAAAAACTTTTATGGACAATTTTAGCACTAAATAGTTTTACAATGCTTGCTTTTTCATGTTCAAAAATTCAAGTCCAAACCAATGATTTTAATCAAAAATTATTTGATTGAGTATATAACAAAGAGCAATTAAATTATTTAATTAAGAATCATTTATTTTTTAATCAAATTAATTTTAAGGAAAATAAAATTCAAGTTGAAAAATTAAAAGAACAAAAAAATAATTTATTTTTAAAGAAATTTAATAATGATTTAGAAATTCTTTATCAAAATAGCGAAATTAAAGTTGAGGAATTGAAAATTTTTTCTTCTAATAATTACTTAAATTCAATTAAAAAGGAAAAATTTAATAATTTATCCTTTTTTCCGAATTTACAATATGCTCTTTTTGATATTTTTCTTAATAAAGATTTATTTAAATTAGCAATTCCTAATTGAATTAATTTTTCTGAAATAAGATTTGAAGCTTTTTTAAAAAATAAAGAACAGCAAGAGTATTTAGCAAAAGTATTATCATTTTACTTAAAAGCTTTTGAAATTCCACATTTTTCGCATGTTGAAATAATATTTAACAATGATAAAAGTGTTTTAATTTCTCTTAAAAATGAACAAAACCAAGATTTGTTCCCAAATTGAAAAAAGTTCAAGTTTGAGCTCCCTAATTTTAAAGATTATAATCAAAGAAAAACTTGAAATCGAAATTTTGACTTAAATATTAACGATTCTGAAGTATTATTAAACGAAAAATTTAATGACCTTGAATTTTTATTTAAAAATAATCCACTTTTAATCAATTCATATGAGAGTCTAATTGAAAATTCTTCAATTTTACATAAAATTTCAGCAAAAGGATTTTTGGTGCTGCTTAAATATTTACAAAGATATATAAACATTCATTCGGTTAATTTAAAAACTCCTTTAAGGGTTAATTTAGAAAAATCTTTTGAAATTCCTCTTCATTTACCACTAAATAATTCTGGTTTGATTTTTCCTATTACATTAGAAAATGAGAGCAAAAAACAATACCGATGATATTCGGTAGATTTTAGTAAACATCATCACGTTCTTAGTGGATATTTTGTAAATGATAATTTAAATTTTGAAAATAATTTTGATTACACTTTGAGTAATTTTGACCAATATTCAGATAATAAAGAAATGAAAATTAAATCTTCATTATCTTTAGAAGATTTTGCTCAAGCAAATTTACAAAAAATATTTGATTATTTTTTGTATCTTAACAAAGATAATGAAGCTATTTGAAATGGTGTCAAAATGAAAGAATTTGATCCTTATGAATTTAGCGATAACCTTTTAAGACAAAATCCTTTGCAATGAATAGTTGCTCAAGTTGCTGTTATTTTAAACTCTTACTTGTTTGATTTTGAAAACACTCAAGGTTTTTCTCCACTTGATATTCAAATAAAAAATATTAAAACAGATCCACAAAATTTAGGTCAAATAATTTTAAGTTTAGATATTACTAACTTAAAAAATAATAAAATTCTTTTAAACCTAAAGAATCTTAAAATTGGTGGTTTTAGAGGATTTGATTATTCAGATATTAATAAATTCAAAAACAAAAATTCTTTAAATTTGAGTGTTTATCCACAATTTTACAAATAA
- a CDS encoding DUF2179 domain-containing protein, producing MFWRKNNKDSNLNKPQVIEKAHTVYKKTRMSNFGLKLNYFYSYLPMPKLIFITVTTAIIFGVISVFFVKNVGIYNFGLAAFGQAIARLIIVKLAGSVSPGLLNGIDQLVFWLAYIILSIPIFVLGYKKIGKIFGHLTVIFLVVSSLVSFSIGFINGANDVYVIGNFGNKDVKDLIKDIAKNSNILANMKENLLKLSPLIPLSWQEGGNIIALIIIAIFYGVILAWIFAIIQIIGGTAGVTGILGEWYSNETQKSFGTISGYLNIVIIIISVLVGSWLPGSLYIQMISNLVESKNINHLLSDGSLKTLEKLKENAWGFEFYLSPNFVATFITNVAYIMVLNKIYPKFKLVKVEIFSKKYSLIEEKITNDRKIVIKLTSFVAQSHNNEEQTHILKTVTLFRQVPRMLKKIHQYDPDAFVAISEVSSIDGYIYLPSEKF from the coding sequence TTGTTTTGAAGAAAAAATAATAAAGATTCCAATTTAAACAAACCTCAAGTTATTGAAAAAGCTCACACAGTGTATAAAAAAACTAGAATGTCTAATTTTGGTTTAAAGCTAAATTATTTTTACTCTTATTTACCAATGCCAAAGTTAATTTTTATTACTGTAACAACTGCAATTATTTTTGGAGTTATTAGTGTCTTTTTTGTTAAAAATGTTGGAATTTACAATTTTGGATTGGCTGCCTTTGGTCAAGCTATTGCTAGATTAATTATTGTTAAGCTAGCTGGAAGTGTATCTCCAGGACTGTTAAATGGAATTGATCAGTTGGTGTTTTGGCTTGCTTATATTATACTAAGTATCCCAATTTTTGTGCTTGGATATAAAAAAATAGGGAAAATTTTTGGACATTTAACAGTAATTTTTTTAGTAGTTTCTTCTTTAGTTTCTTTTTCAATTGGATTTATTAATGGAGCCAATGATGTATATGTAATTGGAAATTTTGGAAATAAGGATGTTAAGGATTTGATTAAAGATATTGCCAAAAATTCTAATATATTAGCAAACATGAAAGAGAATTTATTGAAATTATCTCCGCTTATTCCGCTTAGTTGACAAGAAGGTGGGAATATTATCGCTTTAATTATTATCGCTATTTTTTATGGAGTAATTTTAGCTTGAATTTTTGCAATAATTCAAATTATCGGCGGAACAGCGGGAGTTACCGGAATTTTAGGGGAATGATATTCAAACGAAACTCAAAAATCATTTGGGACTATTTCTGGATATTTAAATATTGTTATTATTATCATTTCAGTTTTAGTAGGGTCATGATTACCGGGTTCTTTGTATATTCAAATGATCAGTAATTTAGTTGAATCTAAAAATATCAATCATCTGTTATCAGATGGTTCTTTAAAAACTTTAGAAAAACTTAAGGAAAATGCTTGAGGTTTTGAATTTTATTTATCACCTAATTTTGTGGCTACATTTATTACCAATGTCGCTTATATTATGGTTTTAAACAAAATTTATCCTAAGTTTAAACTTGTTAAAGTTGAAATTTTTTCAAAAAAATATAGTCTTATTGAAGAAAAAATAACTAATGATCGTAAAATTGTGATTAAACTAACTTCTTTTGTTGCTCAATCACATAATAATGAGGAGCAAACCCATATTTTAAAAACTGTCACTTTATTTAGACAAGTTCCAAGAATGCTTAAAAAAATTCATCAATATGATCCAGATGCATTTGTGGCAATATCAGAAGTTTCAAGTATTGATGGCTATATTTATTTGCCAAGCGAAAAATTTTAA
- the gltX gene encoding glutamate--tRNA ligase yields MKKIRTRYAPSPTGFLHIGGARTALFNYLFAKHFQGDFVFRLEDTDVKRNVEGGERSQLDNLQWLGIIPDESPLNPNSKYGAYRQSEKLNHYKKIAQLLIEKGFAYKAYDNSEELEAQKLQSEQQGFASFRYNPNWLQISEIEKQKRDNLGQYSIRLKMPSKQKITWKDLVRGDIEFDSDEIADWVIIKSDGYPTYNFAVVIDDHDMEITHVLRGEEHIGNTPKQLVVYQYLNWEAPHFGHLTIITNMDGKKLSKRDTSLKQFIEDYKNEGYISQGIFNFLALLGWTSADAHELMTREQLIEKFDPQRLSKSPSKFDVNKMNWFSKQYLKQMQNDQIISWLNVNETSQEWLNLFVDTFKESCSTLSELSSHLVNYSNVKVQKADFDDEQMQVVKSFSELLKNKINDFTIANIQETINQTAQLLGIKGKKLFMPIRIATTNAEHGPELAKAIYLFGKDIILKRLNQYEN; encoded by the coding sequence ATGAAAAAAATAAGAACAAGATACGCTCCAAGTCCAACTGGATTTTTGCACATTGGAGGTGCTCGAACTGCATTATTTAACTATCTATTTGCAAAACATTTTCAAGGTGATTTTGTCTTTCGACTTGAAGATACCGATGTAAAAAGAAATGTTGAAGGTGGAGAAAGATCACAATTAGATAATCTTCAGTGACTAGGGATTATTCCTGATGAAAGTCCACTTAACCCAAATTCTAAGTATGGAGCATATCGTCAAAGTGAAAAACTTAATCACTACAAGAAAATTGCACAACTTTTAATTGAAAAAGGTTTTGCTTATAAAGCTTATGATAACTCAGAAGAATTAGAAGCTCAAAAACTCCAATCTGAACAACAAGGTTTTGCCTCTTTTAGATATAATCCAAATTGATTACAAATTTCTGAAATAGAAAAACAAAAAAGAGACAACCTAGGTCAATATTCAATTCGTTTGAAAATGCCTAGCAAGCAAAAAATTACTTGAAAAGATCTTGTTCGAGGAGATATTGAATTTGATTCAGATGAAATTGCTGATTGAGTAATTATTAAATCCGATGGATATCCAACATATAATTTTGCAGTAGTTATTGATGATCATGATATGGAGATTACTCACGTTTTACGTGGAGAAGAACACATCGGAAATACTCCTAAACAATTGGTTGTTTATCAATATTTAAATTGAGAAGCCCCTCATTTTGGACATTTAACCATTATTACTAACATGGATGGTAAAAAACTTTCAAAAAGAGATACTTCATTAAAACAATTTATTGAAGATTACAAAAATGAAGGGTACATTTCACAAGGAATTTTTAATTTTTTAGCTCTTTTGGGTTGAACTAGTGCCGATGCACATGAATTAATGACCAGAGAACAACTAATTGAAAAATTTGATCCTCAACGCCTTTCTAAATCACCTTCTAAATTTGACGTTAATAAAATGAACTGATTTTCAAAACAATATTTAAAACAAATGCAAAATGATCAAATAATTTCATGATTAAATGTAAATGAGACTTCGCAAGAATGATTAAATCTTTTTGTTGACACTTTTAAAGAAAGTTGCTCAACTTTAAGCGAATTAAGTTCACATTTGGTTAATTACTCTAATGTTAAAGTTCAGAAAGCCGATTTTGACGATGAACAAATGCAAGTTGTTAAAAGTTTTTCAGAGCTTCTTAAAAATAAAATAAACGATTTTACAATTGCAAATATTCAAGAAACTATAAATCAAACTGCACAATTATTAGGTATAAAAGGTAAAAAATTATTCATGCCAATAAGAATTGCAACCACAAATGCTGAGCATGGTCCTGAATTAGCTAAAGCTATTTATTTATTTGGAAAAGACATAATTTTAAAAAGGTTAAATCAATATGAAAATTAA
- a CDS encoding DUF1934 family protein: protein MKIKFKSTVFQNDNQKEIEFTAPLELTKEGEFEVFSFNEPSKNVANRIEISNERINIFAGPTTLYIVLDPNQSALNVFELMTPEGVGREMDLYTQIIKHEFDFGKEYFFEYELFSKNQNQRDIIGNFKIKMTIEN from the coding sequence ATGAAAATTAAATTTAAATCAACTGTTTTTCAAAACGACAACCAAAAGGAAATCGAATTTACCGCTCCTCTTGAATTGACAAAAGAAGGAGAATTTGAGGTATTTTCATTTAATGAACCAAGCAAAAATGTTGCTAATCGTATCGAAATTTCTAATGAAAGAATTAATATTTTTGCTGGGCCAACAACACTTTATATTGTTTTAGATCCAAATCAAAGTGCATTGAATGTTTTTGAGCTTATGACTCCCGAAGGTGTGGGTCGTGAGATGGATCTTTACACTCAAATTATCAAGCATGAATTTGATTTTGGAAAAGAATATTTTTTTGAATATGAACTTTTTTCAAAAAACCAAAATCAAAGAGATATTATTGGAAATTTTAAAATTAAAATGACCATTGAAAATTAA
- a CDS encoding 4'-phosphopantetheinyl transferase superfamily protein, with amino-acid sequence MLNIGVDLTKISRFKDKDLSFAKKILSPNELIEFINLPSEKQALFLARSWAIKEAIFKSDNTYSQFSEINLTKTNNKWNFRNFSISISHDGDLLVAMVVKNEDKYEKNSI; translated from the coding sequence ATGCTGAATATCGGGGTGGATTTAACAAAAATTTCACGTTTTAAGGATAAAGATTTAAGCTTTGCTAAAAAAATATTATCTCCTAATGAATTAATTGAATTTATAAATCTACCTTCTGAAAAGCAAGCGTTATTTTTGGCTAGAAGTTGAGCAATTAAAGAGGCAATTTTTAAAAGTGATAATACTTATAGCCAATTTTCTGAAATTAATTTAACCAAAACCAATAATAAATGAAACTTTCGCAATTTTAGCATTAGTATTTCTCATGATGGCGATTTACTTGTTGCTATGGTTGTTAAAAACGAGGATAAATATGAAAAAAATAGCATTTAG